In Bacteroidota bacterium, the genomic stretch GGCCAGGTAGGAAAAGTGCATGTGGCCGAGCCGAGCGTCTGCCTCGCTCAGGCGCTCTGCCTCCAGCGCGAGCGCCTCCGGGAACGACACCGTCTCCAACCCGCGCGCGACGCTCATGCGATACTGCGAGTAGGCGCGCGCCACCGGCTCACGGAGCACCGCCACCAGCTTTGGCGTGCCCAGCGCCTCCCGGATACGACGTGCCGCGGCGGGGTGGTAGAGGTATTCCGGATCGACCTCGCCTACCAGCTTCGACGGCGCCGCGCACGGAAACTGGTCGCGGTACCACGCCCAGCCGTTCCCGAAGCGCTTCTCGAAGTAGTGCGTTTCCTTGTGGAGCGGCAGGCACACCTCAGGATGCTGGATGAGCCAGTCGTGTAGCGAGGTCGTGCCGGCCTTCTGCGCACCGATCACGAAGAAGGTGGGCCCCCATGATGCGTCGGACGCATCAGGCGCGCGGTGCTCTTCAACGCTGCTGGATTGGACCATCTCACTCATGTCCACGGGCGCTGGCTCATTTCCACAGCCGCGCTTTGAGAGCCCGCAGCGCGACCCGGTCTCGCGGGGGCGGCGCGACCCTGGTGCCGTCTACCCACTGGTAGTGAACGCGGGACGCCCCGAGCCGGAACAACTCGTTCCGCATCGCGCGGCGCTGGGCAGCGGTGACCTCGATGCGGCGGTGGGGCGACTTGATTGCCAGCAGCCCGAAGCTGATCGCGCGCGTGGTGTTGAACAGGTGCGCCCGGCACCACCCGCTGAGCGGCGGCGGCACAAAGCGAAAGCCCCCCTGCGGGTGAAACACGTGGAACACCTTCTCAAAGAGCACCGGGTTTTCCTCCACGGCCGACCCCTTCAGCTTGTCGACATGGAAGAAGTCGAACGAGAATTCGTTGAAGTGGTGCTTGTGATAGGGGTTGACGAGGTTGTACTTCGTCAGCGTGACGTAGGGAACTTCGAGGAAGAACTGCCCGCCGTGCCGCAGCACGCGGTGTATCTCGGAGAGCGCGAACAGGTAGTCGTCGACGTGCTCCAGGGTGTGCGCCGAATAGACCACGTCCACGGAACTGGTCTCGAACGGGAGCGGGTCGGTGCTCAGGTTCAGGGAGATCTCCGCGTGGTCGGCGATGTCCACGTTGGCGAAGCCAGGGAGATAGCTCGCCCCTGCTCCGATGTTGACGTGCGTGGGGCCAGTCGCGGCGGCGTCGCCAGAAAGCGGTGCCTCTTGGGGAGGCTCTAGGGTCGTCAGCGCAAGCATGCGGGTGGCGTCGATGGAAGGCGAACAGGCCGATCGGCGAACAGGACCGTCTGCGGACGGGACCGGGCCGCTACAAGTCCCGAAAGTAGCACCGCCCTGCGGGAGCGTCGGGAGCCGCCTCGATCTCTGGGAAAAACTCTTGGTCGCAGGACGAGGCCGCGCACAGACCTCGACCTCGGGCAGGTCAGCCAGGTGCCTCGTCCGATGCGGGAGGCTGCAACGCGGCTATGACCTCAGCCAGCACCGCGCGCCAGTCGGCAGGCGCAATGCCGAACGTGTGCGCGAGGCGCGCCGCCTCCATCCGCGAGTTGGCCGGCCGCGCCGCCGGCGTCGGGTAGGCCGACGCTGGAATCGGAGCCACGTCGCGAACAGCGAGCGGCTCGTGACGACGCGCTTCGGCGAAGATGGCCTCCGCGAAGCCGTGCCAGGTCGTGAACGGCGCCCCGCAGAAGTGGTAGGTGCCCCAGTCGTCGTTCCGCTCGGAAGCCTGCCGGAGCGTCACCAGGGCCGCGTCGGCGATAGCGGAGGCCGGCGTCGGACCGCCGTGCTGGTCGGCGACGATGCGCAGGGCCTCACGCTCGCGCCCCAGCCGCAGCATCGTCTTGACGAAGTTGCCGCCGTGCCGCGAGAAGACCCAACTCACCCGGAGGATAAGGTGCCGGTCGAGCGCCGCGCGGACGGCCTCCTCCCCCTCCCACTTGCTCTGGCCGTAGACGCCGAGCGGTGCCGCCGGATCGCCTTCGACATACGGCTCCGGCTTCGCCCCGTCGAACACGTAGTCCGTCGAAAAGTGAACGAGGGGGATGCCGAGGTCGGCGCACGCTGCGGCCAGTGCCGCAGGGCCGTCTCGGTTGACGGCGAAGGCGAGGTCTGGCTCCGACTCGGCGCGATCCACGGCCGTGTAGGCCGCCGCGTTGACGACGGCGTCGGGCTGGTGTGCCTGCACGACGGCGCGCACGGCCTTCGCGTCGTTGAGGTCGAGGTCGGCGCGCGTCAGACCCATGGCCTCGATGTCGTGCTGCGCCGCGCGGGCGACGAGTTCGCGGCCGACCTGGCCGTTAGCGCCGGGGATGAGGACACGCATCGGCCTAGCGGACGCCATCGCCAACGGACTCGGCGGGCAACTCGGCCAGCGTCAGTTGCGCGAGCGGCTTGAGCGCCTGGTCCTTCTTTGAGAGCGTCGGCTCTGCGAACGGCCAGTCGATGCCAAGCGCGGGGTCGTCCCAGAGCACACCGCCCTCGTCCTCGGGGTGGTAGTAGTCCGTGCACTTGTACTGGAAGTCGGCGACCTCGCTGAGCACGCAGAAGCCGTGCGCGAAGCCCGGCGGGACCCACAGCTGCCGGTGGTTGTCTTCCGACAACTCGGTGCCCGTCCAGTGGCCGAACGTGGGCGAGCCGGGGCGCACGTCCACCGCCACATCATACACGGCGCCGCGGGACACGGAGACGAGCTTGCCCTGGGGATGCTGTTTCTGGAAGTGCAGCCCGCGGAGCACGCCGCGCCGCGAGCGCGAGTGGTTGTCCTGCACGAAGCGATACGGGATGCCCGCCTCCTCGTACCGCTCGGCGTTGAACGTCTCCAGGAAGAACCCGCGGGCGTCGCCGAACACGCGCGGCTCGACGATCAACACGCCGGGGAGGTTGGTCTCGATCCTGTTCATGTATGATGTTCGATTGATGATGTTCGATCTTCGACACAGAGCTAGGAGGCGCTTCCCCATCGAAAATCGAACCGCCTACATCGTCAAATCTGCTGGGTGGCGTTGGGTCGCCACTTGGTCGAGGAGCGTGAGTAGGTACTGCCCGTAGGTGCTCTTCGCAAGTGGCGTGGCAAGCGCTCGGAGCGCGTCGGCGTCGATGTAGCCCATGCGGAAGGCGACCTCCTCGGGGCAGGCGATCTTGAGCCCCTGCCGCGCCTCGACGACCTCGACGAAGTTGGCGGCTTCCAGAAGCGACTGGTGCGTGCCGGTGTCGAGCCAAGCCGTCCCGCGCCCGAGCACTTCCACGTCGAGCATGCCGCGCTGGAGATAGGTCCTGTTCACGTCGGTGATCTCGAGTTCGCCCCGCGCCGACGGCGCCAAGTTGCGCGCGATGTCGGTCACGGCCCCGTCGTAGAAGTAGAGCCCGACGACAGCAT encodes the following:
- a CDS encoding sulfotransferase; this encodes MSEMVQSSSVEEHRAPDASDASWGPTFFVIGAQKAGTTSLHDWLIQHPEVCLPLHKETHYFEKRFGNGWAWYRDQFPCAAPSKLVGEVDPEYLYHPAAARRIREALGTPKLVAVLREPVARAYSQYRMSVARGLETVSFPEALALEAERLSEADARLGHMHFSYLARGRYAEQLDRYVDAFGRDALHLVRFEDLVSGEHGDRTYASICAHIGLRSDPAVADRSQRSNVASEPRSTAVRDIIYRRGRLRRWGGKLIPGIRAKKTVMRWLDRLNSRPARSKGAAWKAEVSGWVWDEAEREAVLLADRYGFDTTAWRQSYASHR
- a CDS encoding class I SAM-dependent methyltransferase; protein product: MLALTTLEPPQEAPLSGDAAATGPTHVNIGAGASYLPGFANVDIADHAEISLNLSTDPLPFETSSVDVVYSAHTLEHVDDYLFALSEIHRVLRHGGQFFLEVPYVTLTKYNLVNPYHKHHFNEFSFDFFHVDKLKGSAVEENPVLFEKVFHVFHPQGGFRFVPPPLSGWCRAHLFNTTRAISFGLLAIKSPHRRIEVTAAQRRAMRNELFRLGASRVHYQWVDGTRVAPPPRDRVALRALKARLWK
- the rfbD gene encoding dTDP-4-dehydrorhamnose reductase; protein product: MRVLIPGANGQVGRELVARAAQHDIEAMGLTRADLDLNDAKAVRAVVQAHQPDAVVNAAAYTAVDRAESEPDLAFAVNRDGPAALAAACADLGIPLVHFSTDYVFDGAKPEPYVEGDPAAPLGVYGQSKWEGEEAVRAALDRHLILRVSWVFSRHGGNFVKTMLRLGREREALRIVADQHGGPTPASAIADAALVTLRQASERNDDWGTYHFCGAPFTTWHGFAEAIFAEARRHEPLAVRDVAPIPASAYPTPAARPANSRMEAARLAHTFGIAPADWRAVLAEVIAALQPPASDEAPG
- the rfbC gene encoding dTDP-4-dehydrorhamnose 3,5-epimerase — translated: MNRIETNLPGVLIVEPRVFGDARGFFLETFNAERYEEAGIPYRFVQDNHSRSRRGVLRGLHFQKQHPQGKLVSVSRGAVYDVAVDVRPGSPTFGHWTGTELSEDNHRQLWVPPGFAHGFCVLSEVADFQYKCTDYYHPEDEGGVLWDDPALGIDWPFAEPTLSKKDQALKPLAQLTLAELPAESVGDGVR